From Thermoflavifilum aggregans, a single genomic window includes:
- a CDS encoding UDP-N-acetylmuramoyl-L-alanyl-D-glutamate--2,6-diaminopimelate ligase: MVLLRDILTDVPLVRLSRTADVPVDEITADSRQVKPGTLFFAIRGLHADGHQFISQAVDNGAVAVVCEDMPPQPSPHITYVQVSDSALACGLMASHFYGDPSQHMQVVGVTGTNGKTTVVTLLYQLFSRLGFRAGLISTVQNIIVDKPEPATHTTPDAIQLHRLLARMHQQKCTHVFMEASSHAIHQKRIAGVHYTGGIFTNITHDHLDYHKTFENYLKAKKSFFDQLPASAFALTNIDDRNGMVMVQNTPARIVTYALRKKADFKARIIENHLTGLQLEIDQQLVHSRLIGAFNAYNLLAAYAAARLLGQEKQETLRVLSDLKGAEGRFDYLISPNQHIIAIVDYAHTPDALKNVLQTILGFKQSTQRIITVVGCGGDRDRSKRPEMALIAAHFSDQVIFTSDNPRSEDPQAIIEEMKNGLSATMLAKTLSIVDRKEAIRTACMLAQPNDIVLIAGKGHEKYQEIKGVKYPFDDREVVKEMFALLGK; this comes from the coding sequence ATGGTGTTATTGCGCGACATATTAACAGATGTGCCGCTGGTCAGGCTCAGCAGAACAGCCGATGTTCCGGTTGATGAAATTACGGCTGATTCGCGGCAGGTAAAGCCGGGCACGCTGTTCTTTGCCATTCGCGGTTTGCATGCCGATGGGCATCAGTTCATCAGCCAGGCAGTAGACAACGGTGCCGTGGCCGTTGTATGTGAAGATATGCCCCCGCAGCCTTCCCCTCATATTACCTATGTGCAGGTGAGCGATAGTGCCCTGGCATGCGGCCTTATGGCTTCGCATTTTTATGGTGATCCGTCCCAACATATGCAGGTAGTAGGTGTAACCGGCACCAATGGCAAAACCACAGTAGTTACCTTGCTGTATCAGTTGTTTTCTCGCCTGGGTTTCCGTGCAGGCCTGATTTCTACCGTGCAGAACATAATTGTAGATAAGCCGGAACCCGCGACCCATACAACACCCGATGCCATTCAACTTCATCGGTTGCTGGCGCGCATGCATCAGCAGAAGTGTACACATGTATTCATGGAAGCCAGTTCACATGCCATCCATCAAAAGCGCATTGCAGGTGTGCATTATACTGGTGGTATTTTCACCAACATTACACATGATCATCTCGACTATCATAAAACATTTGAGAATTATTTAAAAGCTAAAAAATCATTCTTTGATCAACTTCCGGCATCTGCATTTGCACTCACCAATATAGATGATCGCAATGGCATGGTGATGGTGCAGAATACACCCGCCAGAATCGTCACCTATGCGTTGCGGAAAAAAGCCGACTTCAAAGCCAGAATCATTGAAAACCATCTTACCGGCCTGCAACTCGAAATTGATCAACAGCTTGTACATAGCAGGCTTATCGGTGCATTCAATGCATACAACCTGCTTGCTGCGTATGCAGCTGCGAGGCTGCTGGGGCAGGAAAAACAGGAAACCCTGCGGGTTTTGAGTGATTTAAAAGGAGCTGAGGGCAGGTTTGATTATCTGATTTCTCCCAATCAGCACATCATCGCGATTGTGGATTATGCACACACGCCTGATGCGTTGAAAAATGTGCTGCAAACCATTCTGGGATTCAAGCAATCAACGCAGCGAATAATCACGGTTGTTGGTTGCGGCGGTGATCGTGATCGGTCAAAACGCCCGGAAATGGCGCTGATTGCAGCGCATTTCAGTGATCAGGTGATTTTTACTTCTGATAACCCAAGGAGTGAGGATCCGCAGGCAATTATTGAAGAAATGAAAAATGGATTATCGGCCACCATGCTGGCTAAAACCCTATCCATCGTAGATCGTAAAGAAGCTATCCGTACCGCATGTATGCTGGCGCAGCCCAATGATATTGTGCTGATTGCAGGTAAAGGACATGAAAAATATCAGGAAATCAAAGGTGTGAAATATCCTTTTGATGACAGAGAAGTGGTAAAAGAAATGTTTGCACTATTGGGTAAATAA